A single Rubrivivax gelatinosus IL144 DNA region contains:
- the ssuD gene encoding FMNH2-dependent alkanesulfonate monooxygenase, which produces MKILWFIPTHGDSRYLGTSKGARVADFDYFRQIAIAADSLGYEGVLIPTGRSCEDSWVVASSLIEVTRRLKFLVALRPGLVQPAQSARMAATLDRLSGGRLLVNLVTGGDAEELAGDGQFLSHAERYAESAEFIRIWREILARSHGGEPLDFEGRYLRVRGAKLLFPPVQSPYPPVFFGGSSEAAHELAAEQVDTYLTWGEPPEAVAAKVADVRARAARHGRTLRYGIRLHVIVRETEDEAWRAAAELVSELDEATVAAAQARFAQMDSVGQRRMAELHRGRFDKKDVRAGLEISPNLWAGVGLVRGGAGTALVGNPRQVADRLQEYAALGLDHFVLSGYPHLEEAHRFAELVFPLLPLATRQKLPGQTLTGPFGEIVANSFAPKAAAR; this is translated from the coding sequence ATGAAGATCCTCTGGTTCATCCCGACCCACGGCGACTCGCGCTACCTCGGCACGAGCAAGGGCGCACGCGTCGCCGACTTCGACTACTTCCGCCAGATCGCCATCGCCGCCGACAGCCTGGGCTACGAAGGCGTGCTGATCCCCACCGGGCGTTCCTGCGAGGACTCGTGGGTCGTCGCCTCCAGCCTCATCGAGGTGACGCGGCGGCTCAAGTTCCTGGTCGCGCTGCGCCCGGGGCTGGTGCAGCCGGCCCAGTCGGCGCGCATGGCCGCGACGCTGGACCGGCTCTCCGGCGGCCGCCTGCTGGTCAACCTCGTCACCGGCGGCGACGCCGAGGAGCTGGCCGGCGACGGCCAGTTCCTGTCGCATGCCGAGCGTTATGCCGAGTCGGCCGAGTTCATCCGCATCTGGCGCGAGATCCTGGCGCGCAGCCACGGCGGCGAGCCGCTGGACTTCGAGGGCCGCTACCTGCGTGTGCGCGGCGCCAAGCTGCTGTTCCCGCCGGTGCAATCGCCGTATCCGCCGGTGTTCTTCGGCGGTTCGTCCGAAGCCGCCCACGAACTGGCCGCCGAGCAGGTCGACACCTATCTCACCTGGGGCGAGCCGCCCGAGGCGGTGGCCGCCAAGGTGGCCGACGTGCGTGCCCGCGCCGCGCGCCACGGCCGCACGCTGCGCTACGGCATCCGGCTGCACGTCATCGTGCGCGAGACCGAGGACGAGGCCTGGCGCGCCGCCGCCGAGCTGGTGTCCGAACTCGACGAAGCGACGGTCGCCGCAGCCCAGGCACGCTTCGCGCAGATGGACTCCGTGGGCCAGCGCCGCATGGCCGAGCTGCACCGCGGCCGCTTCGACAAGAAGGACGTGCGCGCCGGGCTGGAGATCTCGCCCAACCTCTGGGCCGGGGTCGGCCTGGTGCGCGGCGGCGCCGGCACGGCGCTCGTCGGCAACCCGCGCCAGGTCGCCGACCGGCTGCAGGAGTACGCGGCGCTCGGGCTGGACCACTTCGTGCTGTCGGGCTACCCGCATCTCGAGGAGGCGCACCGCTTCGCGGAGCTCGTCTTCCCGTTGCTGCCGCTGGCGACGCGCCAGAAGCTGCCCGGGCAGACGCTGACCGGCCCGTTCGGCGAGATCGTCGCCAACAGCTTCGCGCCGAAGGCGGCCGCACGATGA